One genomic segment of Ignavibacteriota bacterium includes these proteins:
- a CDS encoding LacI family DNA-binding transcriptional regulator: MKLTIVDIAKLSNVSVSAVSIVLNNKPGVSDKTREKVLKVIEKYNFNPNQIAQSLALKETKSIGLIIKEIDNPHFAKVMKGVYDTASEFGYSVLLGSSELKAEKEAEIINTMLSKRVDGLIISPIQNDVRNFISLANLMSNNIAFVILGMIDNYTVNSVDIDNRKAAYEAVVHLIKLGHKKIAYFGGPPHSGHAQKRLLGYQNAMNENLIPINEEFIFVVGPNIEDSYNLAYELFSKKEKELPTAVFCYNDLSAIGVINALEKLNIKVPEDVSVFGFDNIDFGKYLKFPLSTIDMPAHKIGEEATKLLIKVIQSKGEIKNEKVIIEHKVVKRNTCANSLVNQN; this comes from the coding sequence ATGAAATTAACAATTGTTGATATTGCAAAATTATCAAATGTTTCAGTTTCCGCTGTTTCTATTGTGTTGAACAATAAACCCGGTGTTTCTGATAAAACCAGAGAGAAAGTTTTAAAAGTAATTGAAAAATATAATTTTAATCCTAATCAAATTGCTCAATCACTTGCTTTAAAAGAAACAAAAAGTATCGGACTAATAATCAAAGAAATTGATAATCCGCATTTTGCAAAAGTGATGAAAGGCGTTTATGATACTGCCTCGGAATTTGGCTATTCAGTTTTATTGGGAAGTTCTGAATTAAAAGCCGAAAAAGAAGCAGAAATTATAAATACAATGCTCAGCAAACGAGTCGATGGATTAATAATTTCACCAATTCAAAATGATGTAAGGAATTTTATTTCTCTCGCAAATTTAATGAGCAATAATATTGCATTTGTAATTCTCGGAATGATTGATAATTATACCGTAAATAGCGTAGATATTGATAATAGAAAAGCAGCATATGAAGCAGTAGTTCATTTAATAAAATTAGGACATAAAAAAATTGCATACTTTGGAGGTCCACCTCATTCCGGGCATGCTCAGAAAAGATTGTTGGGATATCAAAATGCAATGAATGAAAATTTAATTCCCATAAACGAAGAATTTATTTTTGTTGTTGGACCAAATATTGAAGACAGTTATAATTTGGCTTACGAATTATTTTCAAAAAAGGAAAAGGAATTACCAACCGCAGTATTTTGCTATAATGATTTATCGGCAATTGGTGTAATTAATGCTTTGGAAAAATTGAATATCAAAGTCCCGGAAGATGTTTCGGTTTTTGGATTTGATAATATTGATTTTGGAAAATATTTAAAATTTCCTTTATCAACAATAGATATGCCGGCGCATAAAATAGGTGAAGAAGCCACAAAGTTGTTGATAAAAGTAATACAATCAAAAGGTGAAATTAAAAACGAAAAAGTAATAATTGAACATAAAGTTGTAAAAAGAAATACATGTGCAAATTCACTTGTTAATCAAAATTAA
- a CDS encoding glycoside hydrolase family 28 protein has protein sequence MLYFSFNRKGILLWIFNLNRTFTFQYFLRFISLKKNLLTFVFISTTISNITIAQEKIFNVLSYGAKADSKTLNQTFIQNAIDDANINGGGKVIIPNGIFLTGSIILKSNVELFLESGAVLLGSTDISDYKNMNRWKSLILAENQKNIKISGEGIIDGQGRTLALKVDSLYYAGKLDSLFYNKKRKRPNEFARPQLIEFSKCNNVIIKNVTLKNSACWVQTYELCDSLKIDNIKVISDAYWNNDGLDIDNCKNVWVTNSYINSADDGICLKSTNADSYNENIVIENCTVRSSASAVKFGTASAGGFKKVTINNIKVFDTFRSAIALESVDGGIIEDISIKNIRAYNTRNAIFIKLGKRNKDEKVGILRNVKIKDLKVHIPFDVPDKNYEIRGPELPFFHNPFPSSITGYKDCYVENVTLEDIEIIYPGKGNNGLANIPLSRLSDVPENESEYPEFHMFGELPSWAFYIRHVKNLKMKNIYVVAENPDYRPAFVFDDVKKLALEKIQILEENISKKQIIFQNTEGLEIDEYSAKESENIK, from the coding sequence TTGTTGTACTTTTCATTTAATAGAAAAGGTATTCTTTTGTGGATTTTTAATTTAAATAGAACATTTACATTTCAATATTTTTTAAGATTTATTTCGCTCAAAAAAAATCTCCTTACATTTGTTTTTATCTCAACTACAATTTCCAACATCACTATTGCTCAAGAAAAGATATTTAATGTTTTGAGTTACGGAGCAAAAGCTGATAGCAAGACATTAAACCAAACTTTTATTCAAAATGCAATTGATGATGCAAATATAAACGGCGGAGGAAAAGTAATAATTCCTAATGGAATATTTTTAACGGGTTCAATAATATTAAAATCAAACGTTGAACTTTTTCTTGAAAGTGGCGCAGTTCTATTAGGAAGTACGGATATTAGTGATTATAAAAATATGAATAGATGGAAATCATTAATATTAGCTGAAAATCAAAAAAATATAAAAATTTCCGGAGAAGGAATTATTGATGGTCAAGGCAGAACATTAGCTTTAAAAGTTGATAGTCTTTATTATGCCGGAAAACTTGATTCATTATTTTACAACAAAAAAAGAAAACGACCAAACGAATTTGCAAGACCTCAATTAATTGAATTTAGTAAATGTAATAATGTGATAATTAAAAATGTTACATTGAAAAACTCCGCTTGCTGGGTTCAGACATATGAATTATGCGATAGTTTAAAAATCGATAATATAAAAGTAATTAGCGATGCCTATTGGAATAATGACGGCTTGGATATTGATAATTGCAAAAATGTTTGGGTTACAAATTCTTACATAAATTCTGCAGATGATGGAATTTGCCTTAAATCAACAAATGCTGATTCTTACAATGAAAATATTGTAATTGAAAATTGCACAGTTAGATCAAGTGCAAGCGCAGTAAAATTTGGAACTGCATCTGCCGGCGGATTTAAAAAAGTTACTATTAATAATATAAAAGTTTTTGATACATTCAGATCTGCAATAGCTTTGGAGTCTGTTGACGGCGGAATTATTGAAGATATTTCAATTAAAAATATTAGAGCTTATAATACCCGAAATGCTATTTTTATAAAACTTGGCAAAAGAAATAAAGATGAAAAAGTCGGAATTTTAAGAAATGTAAAAATTAAAGATTTAAAAGTTCATATTCCTTTTGATGTGCCGGATAAAAATTATGAAATTCGCGGTCCGGAATTACCGTTTTTCCATAATCCGTTTCCGTCATCAATAACCGGATATAAAGATTGTTACGTTGAAAATGTTACTTTGGAAGATATAGAAATAATTTATCCCGGAAAGGGAAATAATGGTTTAGCAAATATTCCGTTAAGCAGATTATCCGATGTTCCCGAAAATGAAAGTGAGTATCCGGAATTTCACATGTTTGGTGAATTACCATCGTGGGCTTTTTATATTCGTCATGTAAAAAATCTGAAAATGAAAAATATATATGTTGTTGCAGAAAATCCGGATTACAGACCAGCATTTGTTTTTGATGATGTAAAAAAACTTGCGTTGGAAAAAATTCAAATTTTGGAAGAAAATATTTCGAAGAAACAAATTATTTTTCAAAATACTGAAGGATTGGAAATAGATGAATATTCTGCAAAAGAATCCGAAAATATTAAGTAA